GCCGAGCGGTGGAGAAAGAGGAATTTGGAAGACCGCTTGGAGCCGCTCCAAGAATTGGCGACGTCCCAGGCGGAAAAGGGTTCCGCCTCCCGCCGGGACGTGGCCCTGGCGCTTCGGGAATTTGCCCTTAGCATCGTCCCCCTCGCCAATCCTCATCAGCAGGGGCTTCTGAATTCCCTCAGCGCCGAACTGCAGGGCGTCCTGCAGGAATCGGATCCTACGGAGCCGGTGAGCGGCGTCTTTCGGCTCCGCACCGGGCGCTCGGAGCGCGACGCCCGGGCCCGCGTGGATCGGAACGTGCGGGAGGCCTTTTTCGTCTCCATCGGTGGCGCCCTCCACGACACCAACAACACCCTGACCGTCTTGGGTCTCACGGTCGCCACCGCGAAGAAGAAGATTAGGGATTTTCCAGACGCCCCGGCCTTGAACGAGATCATTTTGGACATCGAGCATCAGATCGACGTGATTGCGACGCTCATCAAACAGATGAGGGGCCAGATTGACTCCCAACGTGACGACTACGGAGGCGATCCGGCGGACTTGAAGACGCTCCTGTTCTCCGAGGGCCACGTCCATCAGGTCTTTACGAAACTGGCCAAACTCCTCCACCCGCTCGGCCGGTTGCAAAGGACGCTCCGCCTGAGACCCCGGGACGGGGAGGGGGGCGGCGTTGTGTGGAGCGTCCTGGAATCGGTCGGGACGTCCATCGATCTGACGAAGCTGTCCGCCACCCTCTTCCGGAGATTGCTCAGGCTTCAGGACCTTTGCGAACAGACGGAGTGCCCGTTTTCCATCAATCCCCATGCCTACCTGAGGGAGGATATGATCCAGGCGATCCTGGGAAAGGGCATCCGGCTTCGCATGGACCTCGATCCCTCGCCCTGGACCGTGCGCGGACCGTCCATCCGGATCTGGCAGGTGATCATCAACCTGGTTGGCAACGCGCGGCAGGCCATGGAGGACTTTGGGAGCATGGAAATATCAACGCGCCGCGTGAGCCTCACGGCGGAAGAGGCCGAGTCTCTTCCGCACGATTCTGCAAGCTGCTCCCCGAGGGCGGGCGATTACATGCAGTTGACGATCCGGGATGCGGGCCCCGGCATCCCTGCGGGGCTTATGGGAAGAATCTTCGACCTCTTCTACAGCGGCCGGAACTCGAGCGGTTACGGTCTGGCCGTGACCCGCGAGCTGGTGGAGGACATGGGAGGCTTTCTCGGAATCGACTCCGAGACGGAGGGCGAAGGTCACGGGACGGCCTTTCATATTTACCTTCCCCGGGCTTCCTAAATCTTTATCCATTCATTTGAATCAACTTGGAACAACGTTGGATAAAAACTTTTCCATTTTCTTTGTAAAATCAATCAGTTAGGCCAGTTTTTCCTAGCAACGCCAAGACCGGCCATGCGAAAAGGCGCCATAGGCCATTATGCCGGCGCTCGCGATTACAGACGTCTTTCACCAAATCCTCCACTGGACGGTGATGCTGTCCCAAGGGGTCGATCCCTCGGAAATCCACAACGAGATGGCGGCCTCCGTTCCTCAATGGCAGGAAGCGCCTGAGTTGAGGGCCCCACTGGCCCACATCAGCAGCCTCCTACCCCCCAGGCCCGACACGATGCCTCCGGCATCGGGCGTCGTACCGGTGACGCGCGAACGGCTCGTCCAGGCCTTGGACGATACGATCCGGGACTTGGAGGTCACGACGGACGACCTTCAATTGCGGGAAAATATCGATAGCCTCCGGAGAAGATTCGCGCGGCTGAAACAAGGAGACGGCGAGGCCGTTTCGATCGCGCCGCCCGTTCTTCGCGTCCACGGAACGCGCGAGATCTCCGGGGAGATCATCGCACAGCAGATGGCGGATGCCTTGCGGGACGCCCTGGCCAAGGTGACCCACGACGCTAACAACATCCTAACCGCCCTCACGGGCGAGATGACCGTCGCGGAGGAGACCTGCCAGAGGGTCGACTTCCTGGCCCGACGGCACTTTCATCTCATTCCCGGCGACGTCAGGGTGCGGTTGAGCGGCACGCTCGAATCGATGGACCGCGTCCTGGACGGCATGAGCGGCGTTCTCATGAACGTCGCGCAGCTTGTCCGGGGCGTTCAGCGGGTCATCGCGTCCCTGAGGGACGTGGGCGCCGGCGCCGATCTCGAGCGGACTCGGCTCGCGTCGGACGGAGGATTGATCGCCCAAATCACCATCGGTCTCTTCGACCTCTTGACGGACGCCGGAAGGGCCGAGGAGAACTTGAGGGAGATGAACCTCATCGCCGACCAATACGGTCACGTGGCCTCGGCCGAGGATCTCGCGGAGGGTTTGGCCCTCCTCCGCGACCTTTCCGAATGCTTTCAGACCGCCAAGGAACTGACTGCGCTGACCGTCGACCTCTTCCGGCTCCATCAGGAATTCGTCTTGGGGCTCAAGAACGGCGGCGAGGGGGCCGCGGACCTGCACGCCCACCTGAACAAAAGGACCTTGTCCGCGTTCATGGGCCGGGGGGTCGAGGTGGAATTCCGCCTCGACGGCGAGCCCTGGAGGATTCCCGGTCCTTCCATCCGGGTCTGGCAGGTGATCCTCAACAACATCGTCAACGCGCGGGACGCCATGGGCGGGAGCGGCCGGCTGTCCGTCTCCACCCGCAAAGTGCTTCTGGACGAGGACGACGCGGCAAGGCTCTCCGCACCCTTGATTCGCGGGACGCACCGCGCCGGCGATTTCATGATGCTCCAAGTCAGCGACGATGGTCCGGGCATTCCGCCCCATGTCCTGCCCCGGATCTTCGATCCGTCCTTCAGCGGCAAGAACTCGACGGGTTTGGGGCTGGCGGTGACCCTCCAGATCGTCCAGACCATGGGCGGCTTCATCGCCGTCCGGACGTCGACGGCCCCCGAAAATCACGGGACGGTCTTTTCGATCTATTTCCCCAGGGCGGAAGAGGCCCCGCCCCCCCCTCTCCGGCCCCTGCCGGAGACGGGCCGCGAAATCGTGCTGGTCGTCGACAACGAGGAGTTGATCCTGCGCACGGCGAAACGCGTCTTGATGGCGAGGGGACACGGGGTCCTGACGGCGTCGGGAGGCCGGGAGGCCGTGGACCGCGCGCAAGAGTGGTACCGGGACCTCTCGCGTCCCCCGATCAGCGCCGTCCTGCTCGATATCAACATGCCGGGCGTCGCGACGCGCGCGCTTTTGGAAAAACTCCGGACCGTCGATCCCCACATGGTCTGCCTGTTTCAGAGCGGGATAGACGGCCTCCCCGAAGACCTCCAGGACGTCGAGATGGCGGGTTTCCTCCCCAAGCCGGCGTCGGCCGACGAGCTGGTGGGGCAGATGAGGTTCCTGCTCAACCGCATGCGGAGGAACCGGCCGACGCTACCAGCCCCGCCACGGCTTTCACCCAAAGGGGATGGTCGTTGAGCGAAGGCACGAGTTCGAAGGCCTCCGCGCCGGCCGCCATCGCCGTTTCCTTGGCCCGGATCCCGATCTCTTCCAGGGTTTCCAGACAATCCGCCACAAAGGCCGGACAGAAGACGACGAGGCGCCTGCGCCCCGCTTTGACCAGTTCCGGAATCACCAGATCCGTGTAGGGCTTGAGCCAGGGCGTGCGGCCCAGGCGCGATTGGAACGACACGCTGCACACGTCGTCGGGTATTCCGATCCTCTTCATCAGGGACCTCGCCGTCTTGAAGGCGTGGGAACGGTAGCATCGCTGATTCTGCATCACGTCCTGATCGCAGCATTCGTCGAATTTCAGGCAGTGGTTCCCCACCGGGTCTTCCTTGAGGATGTGGCGTTCGGGCAATCCGTGAAAACTGAAGAGGACATGATCCGGCCGCACGCGCTCCAGCACCGGCTCGCCCACGGCGGCGAAGGCCGAGAGGAAGCCCGGATGGTTGTAGAAGGGCGGAAGGACCCGGAACGGGGGCGCGTCTTTCTTCGACGTCATCACCCGCTCAAACTCCGCGACGGCGGAACCGGTGGAGGAGGCCGCGTATTGGGGAAAGAGGGGCAGCATGCGGACCTCCGAGACCCCGGCCGCGATCAGCCGATCGACGGCGGATAAAATGGACGGGCTGCCGTACCGCATCCCGACGGCGACTTGGCAGTCTTTCCCCAAAACCGCTTGGACCTTTTTCGCCAGGTTGTTCGTGTGAAACAGGAGCGGCGATCCTTCCGGCATCCAAATCTTCTTGTAGGCCTCGGCGGATTTCGGGGACCGGAAGGGGGCGATGACGAGATTGACCAACATCCATCGCGCCACCGGGTGGATGTCGATCACCATCGGGTCCGAGAGAAATTGGCGGAGATACCGCCGCACCGCGGGCGTAGTCGGGGCGTCGGGCGTTCCCAAATTGACGAGAAGGATTCCGATCATGGGGCGCTCCGTTCTTATCCGAAGGAGGGTATGAAGAACATGAAAAAAAGCTGGCAACCTATCCTCAAGTCGTGCGAGGAGGCGCGCACGGGGGCAAGCAAAGGGGCTTTTTATGACGATTTCGGCGGTCTCTCCGGCCTTGGCGGCCAATCTCGCGGCGCAGTCTTCTTATTTTCAGCCCGGGCGGCGCGGAGCGGTCTTCGAGCGCTTTCTGGCCGTCGCCCCCCTCGTTTCCCCGCATGATCAGACGCTGCTTTCCTTGAGCGCGCCCAACCATGTCTATGCCCATCTCCTGCGGATCGGCGATCGCGTCTTTCCCGCCGCCCGCATCCAAGACGAGAACGTTTTGGCGGAATACGGCCGCCTGCTCGGTTACCGGGGGTTGGATTACAAGGGAGGCATCCGTTTCCATCCCGACGTGACCTTGGGCAAGAACAAGGAGCTCGCCTTTGAGATGACCTTGAAGAACGCGGTCGTCGCTCCGTCCTTCGATCCGGCGGACGCGATGGAGGCGGGCGCCCGTCTCTTCATGGGGGGCGGCAAGGGGACGGTGCGCGTCGATCCGTCGACGCTGACGGACCAGGAGCTGGTGCAATTGGCGGCCGAATACGGACGCACGTTCGCGTCCCACCTGGCCGGACCGGACTGGCATCCCATCGACGTGCCGGCCCCGGACGTGAACACCATCGGGCGGTACATGCAGATCATGACGGACGAGTACAGCCGTCAGGCGGGGCGCCGGGTCTGGTCGGTCTTCACGGGGAAACGGATCGAGGACGGGGGCATCTACGTCCGCGACGAGGCGACCGCCCGCGGCGGCTTCATCGTCCTGGAATGGCTCCTCCGGGAGACGCTCAAGATCGACGGCAATCCGTTCGAGGGCCGCACGTTCGCGATCGACGGCTTCGGCAACGCCGGCAGCTTCATGGCCCAGATCGTCACGTCCCGGGGCGGGCGAGTTCTTGCCTTCAGCGATTCGCGGGGCGGGCTGCGCTCCAAGAATCCGGAAGGGTTCACCGCCGACGAGATCGGCAATTTCCTCGCCCTCAAGGAGGAGGAGCGCAAGCAGCGGACGCGCCTCTTCGACCGGAACCTGGACCCCAAGGACTTGCTCGCGATGGACGCGGACGTCTTGGTCCTGGCCGCGCCCGATTTGACGCTCACGGGGTCGAATGCGGACCGGGTGCGCGCCAAGTACATCGTCGAGTTGGGCAATGGGGTGACCAATACCGAAGCGGACAAGATCCTGCAGGAGAAGGGCGTGATCCTCCTTCCGGACATCCTGGCCAACGCCGGCGGCGTCATGGTCTCGGGCTACGAGTATCTGCAAGGCCGGGAATGGGAGCGTCTGGCGCCGAACGCTCCGCGCCACTGGTGGACCCGCGACTACGTGATGGGCCTCTTGAGCCAGCAGATGACCGCCGCGGCCGCGGCCGTCTACGGCCTGGCCGTTCAGCACAGCATCGCGCTCCGCACCGCGGCCGACGCCAAGGCCTTGAAGACGCTCGACCGCGCCTATCGGGTCGTGCGCCTGGGCGAAAAGGACCCCGGCGGCGGCAGACATTCGGGACGGCAGCCAAGGGACGGCGCTCCCGAGGATGTCAAGCGGGCCCTCGATGACATCGATTCACCCGCCGGTGGCGGTAACGGGCAAGGTCAGGAGACGCCGCTCGATGCTTCGGAAACCGGGTCTTGACCGTAGAACCCCCAATTAGACCGTCCTAGAAAAGACCGGGTTCTTGGCCGTTGACTTTATTTCCTCCAAGTGCCGGTCGAAGGCCATCGCGACGTTTCTAAGGAAAAGATGGCCCTCATGGACGACGCGAAGGGCCTGTGAATCGAGGGTGACCAGGCCGTCGGCGATCATCGGGCCGAGGTGCGGCAGGTCGTCCTTGAAATAATCCGCAAAGACGATCCCCCAGTCCTTTTCAAAGGCAGGAATCTCCGCGACGCCCCGGCACATGATCTGGCGGATGAGTTCCCGGCGGACGTGGTCGTCGCGGTTCAGGAGATAGCCCCGTTGGGTCGCCAGGCCGCCCGCGCGGATGGCGGCCTCGTAAGCCTCCATGTCCTTGTGATTTTGAAAATAATTTCCGTCGGCATAGGAGATGGAGCTGAGGCCGAATCCGATCTGGTGCGCGTCGGCCTTGGTCGAATAGCCCATGAAATTGCGGTGAATCGTTCCGTTCTTGTGCGCCTTGGCGAGGTCGTCGTCGGCGAGCGCGAAGTGATCCATGCCGATGGGCTGGTAACCGCCGGCGGTGAGCGTCCGGTAGGCGGTCTCGAACAGCCGCAGCTTGAGCTCCGGAGACGGCAGGTCCTTGTCTTCGAAGGATCTCTGGTAGGGCTTGAGCCAGGGCACGTGGGCATAGCTGTAGACGGCGAGGCGATTGGGCCTGAGGCCGATGACCTGGTTCAGCGTCTTCGTCCATTCCGCGATCGTTTGTCCCGGAAGCCCGTAGATGAGATCGAAGTTGAAGGCCGTGAAGCCGAGCCTTCGGAGCAAGGCCACCATGTCCGCCGTCATTTCGTAGGTCTGATGACGGTTGATGAGCTTTTGGACCACCGGGTCGAAGTCCTGAACGCCCAGCGAGATCCGGTTGAAGCCGAGACGGGCCGTCATTTCGCAGAATTCGGGCGTGCTGGTGCGGGGGTGCATTTCGATCGCGATCTCGGCGTCCGCCTCGAACCGGAAACGCGCGCGCGTTCGATCGACGACGTCCTTCAGTTCGTCCGGCTGCAGGTAATTGGGGCTGCCGCCCCCGAAGTGCATTTGGGAGACCTGGCCGCCGGCGCCGGGAATCAAGGAGGCGATCCGGTCGAGCTCGGTCAACAGGACGTCGACGTACCGGCGGGAGCGCGCATGGTCCTTCGTGATGATCTTCATGCATCCGCAGAAGTGGCAGAGGGTCTCGCAGAACGGGACGTGGAAATAGAGGGACAAGGGTTCGCCGGACTTGAGGCTCGAAAGACTTTTCCGGAAGTCGCCCTCTCCGACGGAGTTGGTCCACGCGGGCGCGGTCGGGTAACTTGTGTACCGCGGCCCCGCGACGTCGTATTTTTTCAGGAGCATTGCGAGACGGTCAGCCATGATTCTTCGCCGCGTCCACGAACGCCTGCGCGTTCTCGACGGGGACGTCCTCCAAGATGCCGTGGCCAAGGTTCACGAGATAGCCGGGGGAGCCCCCGGCCGCGTCGATCATCTTCCTCGTTTCCTGCCGGATGACCTCCGGCGGCGCATAGAGCCTCGCCGGGTCGAAATTTCCTTGAATGGCGACCTCGCCCTTCGCCCGTTCCCGCGCCAGGGTCAGATCCATCCGCCAGTCGATGCTGATGACGTCCGGTCCCGCGGCTTTCATTTCGTCAAAGAGGTGAGAGCCGCCCTTGATGTAGAGGATCGCCGGAACGCCGGCCGACTTGACCTCCTTGAGGATCTCGCGCGCGTAGGGCAGGGCGAACTGGCGGTAGTCCTCGGCGGTGAGCGTTCCCGCCCAGGTGTCGAAGAGCTGGACCGCGTCGACGCCGGCGGCGACCTGGGCCTTGAGGTAATCCATCGTCGCCAGCGCGACCTTTTCCATGAGCGTCCGAAAGACGTCCCGGTGCTGGTAGGCGATCTTCTTGATGCGAGCGCCGTCGTAGGAGCCGTCGCCTCCCGCCATGTAGGCCCCGACGGTGAAGGGCGCCCCGGCAAAACCGAGGAGGGGGATGTCCGGGGAGAGTTCCTTGCGGATCCTCTTGATCGTCTCGAAGACGAACGGGCATCGCTCCGGCACGTCCTTCTCGCGGAGCCAATGCGCGTCCGCCTTGTTCTCGATCTTCCGGTCGAAGACCGGTCCCACGTCCCGGACGAAGTCGAGCTTGAGTCCCATCGCCTCGGGGACGATCAGGATGTCGCTGTAGAGGATGGCGGCATCGACGCCCAAACGGCGGACGGGTTGCAGGGTGATCTCGCAGGCGGTCGCCGGGTCCTTCATCATCTCCAGGGTGGATTTCGACTTCCGGATCTCGCGGTACTCGGGCAGGTAACGCCCCGCCTGCCGCATCATCCAGACGGGAGGGCGGTCGACCTCTTCGCGCCGGCAGGCCTTGAGGAATCGGTCCTTGGGGGTCATGACCCAAGATTGCCTTGAAGGGGAACGCCGTTGCAACTATAGAAACCGGATGAATTTAGCCTGCCTCGACCTCGAAGGCGTCCTCGTTCCCGAGATCTGGATCAGCTTCGCCGAAAAGACCGGCATCCGGGAGCTGCGCCTCACCACCCGCGACGTGCCGGACTACGACGTCCTCATGAAGGGCCGGCTGAAGATCCTCGCGGAGCATAAGTTCAAGCTGGAGGACATCCAGGACGTGATCGGCAGCCTTCGCCCGCTCGATGGGGCCCACGAGTTTCTCGACTGGCTGCGGACGGAGTTCCAGGTCGTGATCCTCTCCGACACCTTCTACGAGTTCGCGATGCCGCTCATGAAACAGCTCGGGTACCCGACGCTCTTCTGCCATTCCCTCAAGGTCGCTCCGGGCGGGGCGATCGCCGATTACCAGCTCCGGATCAAGGACCAGAAAAAGCTCTCCGTGGAGGCGTTCCGCAGGCTCCAATTCAAGGTCGTGGCGGCCGGAGACTCTTACAACGACACGGCGATGCTCGCCGCCGCCCACCAAGGCATCCTTTTTTGCCCGCCAGACAACGTGAAAAAGGAATTCCCCCAATTCCCCGTGGCGGAGAATCACAAGGAACTCCGAGCCCTTTTCGGAGAAGCCGGCAAGAAATTATCAATACGGGGCTAATGTAGGCCCGGCAAGGGCTTGACAGCAATGACGCGCTGTGACAGTGCGTTGCGTCATGAACCCATTGAACATTTTGGCACAGCAGCAGTTGACCTCGCACATCACGGCTTGGGCGCAGATCCCCGCCTCCCTGACGGCGAACAGCCCGATTCCCTACTCGAATGGAGGCGGCCTGGGGCTATCGGACCGGCTGGATACCTTTGTGCGCGACGTTCGCGTCCAGGAACGCGCCCTTCTCGCGCCCCTGAACGTGGGTCAGGCCCTCTTGGACGAGTTCCTGGCCAAGAACGGGCAGTTTCGCGTGCTGTTCTGGCAGCTTTCCTTGCCTTGGGTCTCGGCCGATCGCCCGCGCGCCAGCCGCGTGATGAGCGACCTGGAGACTCTCAGCACGTCGCTTCGTGCCCTCGAAAATGCCATCGCCGGATGGAACGCCCCGGACCTGCGAAGGGACGAAGACGCGTTGGCGATCACCATCGGGAGGAACGTGAATCTTCTGCGCCGCGTGATCGCCCCGCGCGCGAGCCTGGCCGAAGAGATACTGCCCTTGGTTTCCCAGGAACCCGCGGAGGCGGTGACGATCTTCTACGACGACGCCATCCGGTCCCTGCGCCAATTTGATTCGCTGACCGTGTCGATGGAACTCTACCACAGCCGCCGCCCCTCGTGGCGCCCCTAATCCCTCTAGAAAAAAACCTTTCATTGGCCCATCGCCTCGGATATTAAGCGCGAATCCAAGGAGGGGGTATGGCATCCATGCGACGTGTCTTGACGATCATCCTGGTTGGGGCTTTCGTCCTGCCGTTGGTTTCCTGCGACAAACTCACGCAGTTGACCGGCAAGAAGGTCGAGGAGGTCTCTCCGCAGGATCAAAAAATGAAGGAGCTGGAGGCCAAGGTTCAGCAGATGGAAGCCGAGGCCAAGGCGCGCAAGGAGGCCGAGGAGAAGGCCCAGGCGGAGGCGGAGATGAGGGCCAAGATCGAGGCCGAACTCAAGGCCAAGGCCGAGACCCAGCCCGCCGCGCCGACCACCCAGCCCGCGACGCCCCCGGCCGCAGTGACCCCCGCGCCCGCCCCGACCAAGGTGGTGGAACGGGTCATCGTCAAGGAAGTGCCGGCGAAGCCGGCGGCCGAAGCCGCCCCGTCGGCCACCGCCGCAACGCCGACCAAGGCGTCCGGTTACGTGCGTCTCTACGATGACGCCGGCTTCACCGACCGCATCCTGACCGTCCGCTTCGGCCGCGACATCGGCAACATGCACTATGTCTCCTCCGACGACGGCAAGTCGGGCTTCAACGACAAGGCGTCTTCGGTCAAGTGGAGCGTGCCCGCCGGCTGGCAGGCGGTCCTTTACGAAAACAACAATTACTCCAAGCGCGGCTACGTCCTGAAGGGCTCTGGCTCCGTTCCGGATCTCGGTTACTTCGGCGACAAGTGCTCCTCGCTCCGTTGGGAGCGGGCCGGAGAATAATCCTTCCATGTTCAAACTGGGACTCGGGGCCAAGATCGGTCTGATCGCCGGCTTGATCGGCGGAGGGATCGGCCTGCTCGCCGCGGTCATCGCGTCGCCGGTCTACGGCGGGCTGATGGCGGTCGTCTTCGTCGCGATCTTCGGTTCGGTCTTCATGGCCGTCCTCCGGCCGCTCTTCCGCGCGAACGCGATCCTCAAGACCGGCGAACCCGCGACGGCCTTGATCAAGGGCGTGCGCGACACGGGCGTCACCGTCAATAACGCGCCCCAGATCGAGCTCGCCCTGGAGGTCCGATCCAAATTCAAGCCGCCCTACGAGGCCAAGGTGAAAACCCTGGTCTCGCGCATCAACCCCAATCTCTTCCAACCGGGAATGACCGTCGCGATCAAGGTGGATCCCAAGGATCCCCAGGCCGTGGCGATCGATCCCGAGGGCGGATTGGCGCCGGCCGGCGCGATCCTCATGAACCAGGAGCAGGCCCTCAGAGAGGCGGCGGAGTTCGAGGCCGTGAACAAGAGGCTCGCAGCCGGCGGCCAGTCGGCCTTTGCCAAGATCCTCCAGGCGACGCCGCTGGGGTTTCAGGTCAACGGCGACAACCCGGCGATGGAGCTGCTGGTCGAGGTCGAACCGACGGGCAAACCAAAATTCCTCTCGCGCGCCAAGGGCGTGATCGCGGAGGCGTCGATTCCCAAGTACCAGCCGGGCAAATCGATCTACGTGAAGTACGACCCCGCCGACACGACGATCGTGGCGATCGAACGGTCCGCCTAGGAGGGTGTCTATGTCCGAACACCGTATCAGCTTGTCCTGGAAGCGAAAGACCCCGGACTTCGTTTACGAGACCTACGACCGCACCCACACGGTGATGTACAACGGCGGGCAGACGGTGGAGACCTCCGCGGCGCCGCAGTACCTGGGCAAGGAGGAGTACGCGAACCCGGAGGAGATGCTCGCCGCCTCGCTGGCCTCGTGCCACATGCTGACCTTTCTCGCGATCGCCGCCAAGAGCCGCTACGTCGTCGATTCTTACGAAGACGAGGCGACGGCGATTCTCGGCAAGGACGCCGGGGGGGCGATGGCGGTCACCAAGATCGTCTTGAAGCCCAAAGCGGTCTTTTCGGGCGAGAAGAAGCCGGACGCCGCGCAATTAAAAGGCCTCCACGACAAGGCCGGCAAGAACTGTTTCATCGAAAGCTCCATCAAGAGCGAGGTCGTCGTCGAGCCCCAGGCGTGATTTCCGATTCCCCCGGACACCCGTCTTTCCTTCAGGCCTTTCGCTTCTGGTTCAAGCTGGGCTGGATCAGTTTCGGCGGTCCCACGGGCCAGATCGCCATCATGCACCAGGAGCTCGTCGAGAAGCGCCGCTGGATCTCCGAGGAGCGGTTCCTCCACGCCCTCAATTACTGCATGTTGCTTCCCGGTCCCGAGGCCCAGCAGCTCGCCATCTACATCGGCTGGCTCCTGCACCGGGCCTGGGGAGGGATCGTCGCGGGGGCGTTCTTCGTCATCCCGTCGATCTTCATCCTGACGTCTTTGAGCTGGGTCTACATGGCCTACGGGAAGATCCCGGTCATCGCATCGCTCTTCTATGGCCTCAAAGCGGCGGTGCTGGCGATCGTCGCGGCGGCGGTGATCCGGATCGGTCAAAAGGTCCTCAAGAACGGGGCGATGATCACGCTCGCCGCCGCGGCGTTCGTCGGGATCTTTTTCCTCAAAATTCCGTTCCCGTTGATCATTCTCGGGGCGGGGCTCATCGGCCTGGCGGGCGGGAGAATGGCGCCGAAGCATTTTCTCGTCGTGAAAGGGCACGGGGCGTCGTCTTCGTCCGGTTCCGGCGCGGTCCTCGACACGCACCATGAAACCCCGGATCACGCCCATCCGACCCTCGTTCATACCCTCAAGGTCCTGGGTCTCTGTCTGCCGCTTTGGTTTCTCCCGCTGATCGCCCTGTCTCTGCGGCGCGGCAGCGAGGACGTCTTCTTCCGCATGGGCATCTTTTTCTCCAAGGCCGCCATGGTGACCTTCGGCGGCGCGTATGCGGTCCTGCCCTACGTCGCCCAGGAGTGCGTGAAGACCTACGGGTGGTTGACCGGCGCCCAGATGATGGACGGACTGGGGTTGGCCGAAACGACGCCGGGTCCTCTCATCATGGTGGTGAACTTCGTGGGCTTCGTCGGGGCCTGGCAACACGCGGGCGGCCTGCCGCCCTGGCTCGCGGGAGTCTTCGGAGGTCTCGTCGCCACGTACTTCACGTTCCTTCCGTGCTTTCTCTGGATCTTCCTGGGGGCGCCCTACGTCGAAAAATTGCGGGGCAACGTCCAACTCACGTCCGCCCTTTCGGCGATCACCGCCGCGGTGGTCGGCGTCGTCCTGAACCTCGCCGTGTTCTTCGGCGGCCACGTCCTGAAACCCGAGGGGCGGGGTTTTGATTTCGCAGCCCTGATGTTGGCCGCGATCGCCTTTTTTGGCATGCGGAAATGGAATTGGGACATCGTCTGGGTGGCCCTGGGAGCCGCCTTCGCGGGGCTCCTTCTTCACATTGGACATCTCATTCCGATTTGAATAGAGAGGGATCAGTTCCGCCACCGAGCCGCGTTTCGGCTCGGTGGTTCTTTTGTTTTTTGCGGGCAAAACATCTTATGCCGTTGACCGACGAGCAGGCGAGAGAGATCGGCGAGGAGGAGTCCTCCCGCTGGAAAGAGACCCACACGGCGATCGTGGCGGAGCTTCGCCGCACGAGCGCGGATTACGAGGAGGACCGCAAGCTCGCGCGCGAACTGACCTCCCAAATCGTCGCGTCGACCCGGGACGAGGACAAGGCGGCGCTCGCTTCCGATGAAGCCGTGGCTCACGGACTGACGGCCCTCCGAAAGGACAAGTCGCAAGGCTTGGACAGCCTGGAGGAACAGCCGTATTTCGCGCGCGTCGTCACCGAGGAGCTCAATGAGGCCGGCGACTTGAAGGAAGTCGAATTCCGCCTCGGCACGGCCAGTTTTCCCGCCCAACGCATCATCGACTGGCGCAAGGCGCCCATCAGCAAGCTCTATTACGACTTCAAGGAAGGCGACGAGTTCTCCGAGACGATCCAGGGCCGCGACCGCGAGGGGACGATCAAGCTCCGGCGGTCGTACCACGGCCGGCGCGACGTTCTGAACATCATCGAAACCCCGCGCGGTACCCTCGCCGTCCAGAACGGGAAATGGAGGGTGAAGGACGGGGGCGAGCCGCTCTCGCGGACCTCGGGCCACGACGGGCACCTGCCGCCGATCCTGTCGCTCATCACC
The nucleotide sequence above comes from bacterium. Encoded proteins:
- a CDS encoding ATP-binding protein; translation: MPALAITDVFHQILHWTVMLSQGVDPSEIHNEMAASVPQWQEAPELRAPLAHISSLLPPRPDTMPPASGVVPVTRERLVQALDDTIRDLEVTTDDLQLRENIDSLRRRFARLKQGDGEAVSIAPPVLRVHGTREISGEIIAQQMADALRDALAKVTHDANNILTALTGEMTVAEETCQRVDFLARRHFHLIPGDVRVRLSGTLESMDRVLDGMSGVLMNVAQLVRGVQRVIASLRDVGAGADLERTRLASDGGLIAQITIGLFDLLTDAGRAEENLREMNLIADQYGHVASAEDLAEGLALLRDLSECFQTAKELTALTVDLFRLHQEFVLGLKNGGEGAADLHAHLNKRTLSAFMGRGVEVEFRLDGEPWRIPGPSIRVWQVILNNIVNARDAMGGSGRLSVSTRKVLLDEDDAARLSAPLIRGTHRAGDFMMLQVSDDGPGIPPHVLPRIFDPSFSGKNSTGLGLAVTLQIVQTMGGFIAVRTSTAPENHGTVFSIYFPRAEEAPPPPLRPLPETGREIVLVVDNEELILRTAKRVLMARGHGVLTASGGREAVDRAQEWYRDLSRPPISAVLLDINMPGVATRALLEKLRTVDPHMVCLFQSGIDGLPEDLQDVEMAGFLPKPASADELVGQMRFLLNRMRRNRPTLPAPPRLSPKGDGR
- a CDS encoding Glu/Leu/Phe/Val dehydrogenase → MTISAVSPALAANLAAQSSYFQPGRRGAVFERFLAVAPLVSPHDQTLLSLSAPNHVYAHLLRIGDRVFPAARIQDENVLAEYGRLLGYRGLDYKGGIRFHPDVTLGKNKELAFEMTLKNAVVAPSFDPADAMEAGARLFMGGGKGTVRVDPSTLTDQELVQLAAEYGRTFASHLAGPDWHPIDVPAPDVNTIGRYMQIMTDEYSRQAGRRVWSVFTGKRIEDGGIYVRDEATARGGFIVLEWLLRETLKIDGNPFEGRTFAIDGFGNAGSFMAQIVTSRGGRVLAFSDSRGGLRSKNPEGFTADEIGNFLALKEEERKQRTRLFDRNLDPKDLLAMDADVLVLAAPDLTLTGSNADRVRAKYIVELGNGVTNTEADKILQEKGVILLPDILANAGGVMVSGYEYLQGREWERLAPNAPRHWWTRDYVMGLLSQQMTAAAAAVYGLAVQHSIALRTAADAKALKTLDRAYRVVRLGEKDPGGGRHSGRQPRDGAPEDVKRALDDIDSPAGGGNGQGQETPLDASETGS
- a CDS encoding ATP-binding protein, which codes for MAVTAILPILDVVQLITSATSRLTGGVPSHAVATDVLSAAERWRKRNLEDRLEPLQELATSQAEKGSASRRDVALALREFALSIVPLANPHQQGLLNSLSAELQGVLQESDPTEPVSGVFRLRTGRSERDARARVDRNVREAFFVSIGGALHDTNNTLTVLGLTVATAKKKIRDFPDAPALNEIILDIEHQIDVIATLIKQMRGQIDSQRDDYGGDPADLKTLLFSEGHVHQVFTKLAKLLHPLGRLQRTLRLRPRDGEGGGVVWSVLESVGTSIDLTKLSATLFRRLLRLQDLCEQTECPFSINPHAYLREDMIQAILGKGIRLRMDLDPSPWTVRGPSIRIWQVIINLVGNARQAMEDFGSMEISTRRVSLTAEEAESLPHDSASCSPRAGDYMQLTIRDAGPGIPAGLMGRIFDLFYSGRNSSGYGLAVTRELVEDMGGFLGIDSETEGEGHGTAFHIYLPRAS
- the hemH gene encoding ferrochelatase, which gives rise to MIGILLVNLGTPDAPTTPAVRRYLRQFLSDPMVIDIHPVARWMLVNLVIAPFRSPKSAEAYKKIWMPEGSPLLFHTNNLAKKVQAVLGKDCQVAVGMRYGSPSILSAVDRLIAAGVSEVRMLPLFPQYAASSTGSAVAEFERVMTSKKDAPPFRVLPPFYNHPGFLSAFAAVGEPVLERVRPDHVLFSFHGLPERHILKEDPVGNHCLKFDECCDQDVMQNQRCYRSHAFKTARSLMKRIGIPDDVCSVSFQSRLGRTPWLKPYTDLVIPELVKAGRRRLVVFCPAFVADCLETLEEIGIRAKETAMAAGAEAFELVPSLNDHPLWVKAVAGLVASAGSSACG